One part of the Treponema peruense genome encodes these proteins:
- the thyX gene encoding FAD-dependent thymidylate synthase — MAHCVVPAAEEILDKEFPVLDKGFVRLVDYYGSDERIVQAARVSYGAGTKSVSQDAALIDYLIRHEHTSPLEHVVFTFHVKVPIFVARQWVRHRMARMNEVSGRYSVMKDEFYVPETSCISVQSKDNKQGRGEALAPEAAKKIQDEFIQGQETAYKSYSEMIDGGLAREIARINLPLSLYTEFYWQMDLHNLFHFLKLRLDSHAQYEIQEYGKVIFEIAKKVCPMACASFENIMHNGVSFNGEEMQALRAVLAGKENPLTDEKKLKRFNEKIATGVQL; from the coding sequence ATGGCACATTGTGTGGTTCCTGCTGCGGAAGAGATTTTGGACAAAGAGTTTCCTGTTTTGGACAAGGGATTTGTGCGTCTTGTAGATTATTACGGAAGCGATGAGCGCATTGTTCAGGCTGCACGTGTTTCTTACGGAGCGGGAACAAAATCTGTAAGCCAGGACGCGGCACTTATTGACTATCTGATCAGACACGAGCATACTTCACCGCTTGAACACGTTGTTTTTACCTTCCATGTCAAAGTACCCATTTTTGTTGCAAGACAGTGGGTAAGACACAGAATGGCACGCATGAATGAAGTTTCGGGTCGTTATAGTGTAATGAAAGATGAATTTTATGTTCCCGAAACTTCCTGCATTTCTGTTCAGTCAAAGGACAACAAGCAGGGAAGGGGAGAAGCTCTTGCTCCCGAAGCCGCAAAGAAAATTCAGGATGAATTTATTCAGGGTCAGGAAACTGCATACAAGTCGTATTCAGAAATGATTGACGGCGGACTTGCGCGCGAAATTGCAAGAATAAACCTACCGCTTTCACTGTACACTGAATTCTACTGGCAGATGGATCTTCACAATCTGTTCCATTTCCTTAAGCTGCGTCTTGACTCACACGCACAGTATGAGATTCAGGAATACGGAAAAGTCATTTTTGAAATAGCAAAGAAAGTCTGTCCTATGGCATGCGCTTCTTTTGAAAACATCATGCATAACGGGGTAAGCTTTAACGGTGAAGAGATGCAGGCTTTGAGGGCTGTTCTTGCCGGTAAGGAAAATCCGCTTACAGATGAAAAGAAGCTCAAGCGCTTTAACGAAAAAATCGCTACTGGCGTTCAACTTTAA
- a CDS encoding DUF308 domain-containing protein codes for MNKNNVIIGALVALLGLIVLINPADSIRVVVVLIGIAAIINGIYEFVKIRSLSNDSAFRTTVTVRSACSIVLGLVAVILPFALFSAVTSIIRILLYIEAVYLLVSAVTQFFTWTRLKSSGVSFPGMGIEIVVTVVVAVVLLMLPADFGVKIVRVLGAVILAVGVLYAFYSWKNKAYVVTPENVHDADEKTDATSSGSDDPAAK; via the coding sequence ATGAATAAAAATAATGTGATTATCGGAGCACTGGTTGCTCTTCTGGGACTGATTGTTCTTATTAACCCGGCAGACAGCATTCGTGTTGTTGTCGTACTTATTGGAATTGCCGCTATAATAAACGGAATTTACGAATTCGTTAAGATCCGCTCGCTTTCCAATGACAGCGCTTTCAGAACTACGGTTACGGTGCGTTCTGCCTGCAGTATTGTACTTGGGCTTGTTGCGGTTATTCTGCCGTTTGCCCTGTTCAGCGCGGTAACAAGTATTATAAGAATTCTTCTCTATATAGAAGCGGTATATCTTCTTGTTTCTGCCGTTACCCAGTTTTTTACATGGACTCGCCTTAAAAGTTCCGGGGTTTCTTTTCCGGGAATGGGAATAGAAATTGTCGTGACTGTAGTGGTCGCGGTTGTTCTTCTTATGCTTCCTGCTGACTTTGGCGTAAAAATTGTGCGTGTTCTTGGCGCCGTTATTCTTGCTGTGGGTGTGCTTTATGCATTCTATTCATGGAAGAACAAGGCTTATGTCGTTACACCAGAGAATGTTCATGATGCAGATGAAAAAACAGACGCCACTTCTTCAGGTTCAGACGATCCGGCTGCAAAATAA
- a CDS encoding ATP-dependent nuclease, translated as MKQIGVVAKIPFLWGRKVFKKSHWSRVNLIVGPNGSGKSILAQKIASQFADSGQKVTFLDSERTDDTILGELWADKKIREKIEEVLSNMFGKSIRFEKDSNIPIVVNKSAGIEYGLKEGECHGFKRILTLLLALYGSGDGCLFIDEPELHLHPQFQLFFMNEIRREATANPNRMFFLITHSPYFIDLKFPEDLIGVVVCHINKAPTHIESLSKDDAALFMRFLPRFNTYHKQFFFSDNQIFVEGYTDQQMFSALLSCLESKYRTAGTGITDVGGKDELGVFFKVCGLLGTNARIITDLDSLFCGKLKDAICSDARPAQWLSKQTEKQAPFYRKLFTERADHISLRRLITRLEAYLAKIGSAVSKLNPQADEELNLLRKKVNVFYSERENPELLDTYKTVVLQGIRRCEKKLSRVLPKKTARDIPAVINLSKLIFAAAEAARVYILPDGCIEHYYTQNKVNYMPVSAKDRLFHDERNHILSLDYNGLHAEYPVLTSILEKACAL; from the coding sequence ATGAAACAAATCGGCGTAGTTGCGAAGATTCCGTTTTTATGGGGACGCAAAGTCTTTAAGAAAAGCCACTGGTCCCGCGTTAATCTTATTGTAGGGCCAAACGGTTCGGGAAAGTCAATTCTGGCTCAGAAAATTGCGTCACAGTTTGCCGACTCAGGACAAAAAGTCACCTTCCTGGATTCAGAGCGCACAGACGATACTATTCTTGGCGAACTCTGGGCAGACAAAAAAATACGCGAAAAAATCGAAGAAGTTCTTTCAAACATGTTCGGAAAGTCTATCCGCTTTGAAAAAGACAGCAATATTCCGATTGTGGTAAACAAGTCTGCCGGAATTGAATACGGCCTTAAGGAAGGAGAATGCCACGGCTTTAAAAGAATCCTCACGCTTCTTCTTGCACTTTACGGTTCGGGAGACGGCTGCCTTTTTATAGATGAACCTGAACTTCATCTGCACCCGCAGTTCCAGCTTTTTTTTATGAATGAAATAAGACGTGAAGCCACGGCAAACCCAAACAGAATGTTTTTTTTGATTACACATTCGCCTTATTTTATTGACCTTAAATTCCCCGAAGATCTTATTGGCGTTGTTGTATGCCATATTAACAAAGCACCGACCCACATAGAATCCCTTTCAAAAGATGACGCGGCGCTGTTTATGCGTTTTCTGCCAAGATTCAATACTTACCACAAACAGTTCTTTTTTTCTGACAACCAGATTTTTGTCGAAGGCTACACAGACCAGCAGATGTTTTCGGCACTGCTTTCATGCCTTGAGTCAAAGTACAGAACGGCTGGAACAGGAATTACAGACGTTGGTGGCAAAGATGAACTTGGTGTTTTCTTTAAGGTATGCGGTCTTCTGGGAACAAATGCAAGAATTATTACCGACCTGGACTCGCTCTTCTGCGGAAAACTCAAAGATGCAATCTGTTCCGATGCAAGACCCGCGCAATGGCTTTCAAAACAGACAGAAAAGCAGGCACCTTTTTACAGAAAGCTGTTTACAGAAAGAGCGGATCATATTTCATTAAGAAGACTTATTACAAGACTTGAAGCTTATCTTGCAAAAATAGGATCTGCCGTATCAAAGCTGAATCCGCAGGCGGATGAAGAACTTAACTTACTGCGCAAAAAAGTAAATGTATTTTACAGTGAGCGTGAAAACCCCGAACTTCTTGACACATACAAAACGGTTGTTCTTCAGGGAATAAGAAGATGTGAAAAAAAACTTTCGCGCGTACTTCCCAAAAAAACGGCACGCGATATTCCGGCTGTAATCAATCTTTCAAAACTGATATTTGCCGCCGCAGAAGCTGCACGTGTTTACATTCTCCCTGACGGCTGCATTGAACATTACTACACCCAGAACAAAGTAAACTACATGCCGGTTTCTGCAAAGGACAGGCTCTTTCATGACGAGCGCAATCATATTCTTTCGCTGGACTACAACGGTCTTCACGCTGAATATCCTGTGCTTACGTCAATTCTGGAAAAAGCCTGTGCCCTATAA
- a CDS encoding FKBP-type peptidyl-prolyl cis-trans isomerase, with product MTVEQNKFVSINYTLKDDEGNIVDTSINSAPLDYIHGNGYLLPKLEEQITGKNSGDKFNVDLCAADGYGEYNPALISEIPVEQFDTSVPIEVGMAFQAQTAAGVQIVRVTKVSEKTITVDANNEMAGKNLHFEIEILDVREPTEEELSASQGCCCGGGCGGGCSCDGGCGEDGCGGCGN from the coding sequence ATGACAGTAGAACAGAATAAATTTGTATCAATCAATTATACTTTAAAGGATGACGAAGGAAACATTGTAGACACTTCGATAAATTCGGCACCACTCGATTATATTCACGGAAACGGATATCTTCTTCCAAAACTCGAAGAGCAGATTACTGGAAAAAATTCCGGGGACAAATTTAATGTGGATCTTTGTGCAGCTGACGGTTACGGTGAATACAATCCTGCTTTGATTTCAGAGATTCCTGTTGAACAGTTTGACACAAGCGTTCCCATTGAAGTCGGAATGGCTTTTCAGGCACAGACTGCCGCCGGAGTTCAGATTGTGCGCGTAACAAAGGTTTCTGAAAAAACAATCACTGTAGATGCAAACAACGAAATGGCCGGAAAAAATCTTCACTTCGAGATAGAGATTCTTGATGTAAGAGAGCCTACAGAAGAAGAACTTTCTGCTTCACAGGGATGCTGTTGCGGTGGAGGTTGTGGCGGAGGCTGCAGCTGTGACGGTGGTTGCGGTGAAGACGGCTGTGGCGGTTGCGGAAACTAA
- a CDS encoding NifU family protein, producing MADEALIAKVKETLDAFRPQLNADGGDMEFINIDEENKVHLRLTGACGSCPMAVMTLKMGIERYLKETCPEISEVVQEQ from the coding sequence ATGGCAGACGAAGCGCTTATTGCAAAGGTTAAGGAAACTTTGGACGCTTTTAGACCGCAGCTTAATGCAGACGGTGGTGATATGGAATTCATTAATATTGATGAAGAAAATAAGGTACATCTTCGTCTTACGGGAGCATGTGGTTCCTGTCCAATGGCAGTTATGACTCTTAAGATGGGTATTGAGCGTTACCTTAAGGAAACCTGCCCTGAAATTTCAGAAGTAGTGCAGGAACAGTAA